GTCAGAATGTGGTGCCCCGACAGAATTGGCCCCAGCACCGGAATATCCTTCAGCAGCGGAATCTCAATACTCGGCAGTACCTTGCTCGCCAGCGAGGTGGACGAGCCCTTGTCCCCGCTGAGCAGATACAGAATGAACACCGTTCCGCCGGAGGCGAACATGTTGATGGCCACACCGCCGAGAATGATATGAGTCTTGAACTTCAGGGTGAAAAAAGCGAGAATCCCCGCGATCAGCGTCCCCGACAGCACCGCCCCCAGCAGTCCGACCCAGGCGCTCTGTGTATAGGCGCTGACAATGACCCCGGCCAGCGCCGAGACCAGCATGATCCCTTCCATCCCGATGTTGATGATGCCGGCCCGGTTCGAGATCAGCGCTCCCAGCGCAGCGAACAGGATCGGCGTAGTGACACGCAGGACAGAGAAGGCAAAATCCGTCGTCAGAATGACATTCAGCAGGCTGTTCATGCTTCCTTCGCCTCCTTCAGCAGCATTCTGTTCTTCCAGAACTTGAGGAACTGCTCAGCGGAAATCAGCAGAATAATGACGGCCTGGATGATGGAGATCATCTCGGACGGCACATCGGACAGACGTGCCATCAGGTCAGCGCCGATGCGGATATAGGCCAGAAAGAGCGCTGAGCCAATGACCGACAGCGGGTTGTTCTTCGCCAGCATCGCGACTAGCGCCCCGTCGAGGCCGTAACCCGGCAGCGAGGTCCACTGGAAGCGGCTGTACATCCCGAGCACCTCCACCGAGCCGCCCATCCCGGCGATGAATCCGGCAATCAGGTGGACCAGAATGATCACCTTGGCCGTTTTCATGCCCGAATAGCGGGCGAATTCCCGGTTGACCCCGGTCATCCGCAGCTCATAGCCCCATTTGGTCCGGTAGAGGAACAGATGGGCCAGCACAATAAGCACCAGTACAATAATAAGTCCGGTGTGAATCCGTGTACCGGTGAACAGCTTGGTCAGCTGCGCGGTTTTCTCGAATTTGAAGGAGACGTTGGCGAAGGCCTTGGCATCCCGCAGATGATAATTCAGCAGGTACAGCCCCACTCCGAACAGGATACTGTTGAACATCAGCGAGGTTACCAGCTCGTTCGCATTCCACTTGGCCTTGAGTATGCCGGGAATGGCCGACAGGATGGCCCCGACGATGGAGCCTGCAAGAATAGCCACCAGCGGATGCAGCCAGCTGTTCAGGCTGAGATGAATCGCCAGTGCAGCCGTGACAATCCCGGAGAAGTAGAAGATCCCCTCCGCCCCCAGGTTGAACATATTCGCCCGGAACAGCAGGGAGACGGCCAGCCCGGTGAACATCAGCGGAATCGCCATTTCAATGACGTTGCCGATATGACCCTTGGTCGAGAGCGGCTCGATCAGGAAGATGCCGATCGTCTTCACCGGATGGTCGCTGACCAGCGAGATAATCAGAAAAGCGATAATCAGGGCAATGGCAATGACAGCTGCCGTCCGGATCGCTTCGAAATATTTCACTTTAAACATGATTGATGGCCCTCCCGGTCTGCTCTTTATCCTGCCGGTGGATGCCCAGCATATACAGCCCCAGCTCTTCCTCACTGACTGCCGAAGGATGCTCGAAATAGGCTACAATCTGCCCTTCATACATCACCAGCAGACTGTCGCTCAGCTCCAGAATCTCGTTCAGATCCGCCGACACCAGCAGGGTCGCACAGTTCTTGGAACGAAGCTCCAGCAGCTTCTGGTGGATGAATTGCGCCGCACCGATATCCACGCCCCGGGTCGGCTGCTCAGCAATCAGCAGCTGCGGGTTCGTAGCGCATTCCCGGGCCACCACCACCTTCTGCATATTACCGCCGGACAGCATGCCGATCGGCTGCTGCGGGCCGGAGCAGCGCACCTTGAACTCCTCAACGAGCGAGGAGGCCAATGCCGCAATCCGTGATTTATGCAGAAAAGGTCCCTTATTCATATCCTTGGTCCGGTAACGGGTAGAAATCAGATTGTCGGCAATGCTGGCATCGGCAGCAGAGCCCTGGCGCATCCGGTCCTCCGGGATATAGGATACGCCCAGGCTGCGGATATTCAGAATATCCAGCCCGGTAATCTCCGTTCCCTTCACCTGTACCGATCCGCTGCTGGCTACGCCATGGAGGCCGCCGGTCAGCGCTTCGATCAGTTGGGTCTGGCCGTTACCCTCGACGCCGGCGATGCCGACGATTTGGCCTTCACGGACTGAGAAGCTGATGTCTGACAGGAGCGCTTTGCCCTGGCTGTCCAAGACATTAAGCCCCTCTACCGCAAGCACCGGCTTGCCGTAAGGAACTTCGCCCTTGTCATACTTCAGCACGACATCCCGGCCAACCATCAGCCGGGAGATTTCCTGCTCTGTTACATCACGGGTCTCGAAGACCCCTTCACTTCTGCCGCCGCGCATGATGGTAATCCGGTCGCAGATGGCTTTGACTTCCTTCAGCTTGTGCGAGATGAACACAATCGTGTGCCCCTGCTCCTTGAGCTGCTGCAGCTCGTGGAACAGCTCCTCGGTCTCCTGCGGAGTCAGGACGGCAGTAGGCTCGTCCAGGATAAGAATCCGGGCTCCGCGCACCAGCGCCTTCAGAATCTCCACCTTCTGCTTCATGCCGACGCTTAAGTCCTCGACCTTGGCTCTGGCATTTACCGTGAGGTTATATTTACGGGCCGTTTCCTCGGTCAGACGCACGGCCTCGGCAACATCGAAGCCTACGCCCTTCTTCGGTTCCATGCCCAGCACCATATTCTCCGCCACCGTAAAGGAAGGCACCAGCATGAAGTGCTGGTGCACCATGCCGATGCCGCGGTCAATCGCATCCTGCGGGGATTGCAGTCTGACCTGCTCCCCCCGGATGTAGAGCCCGCCTTCGCTGGGCTCCTCCATCCCGAACATTATTTTCATCAGCGTCGATTTGCCGGCCCCGTTC
This region of Paenibacillus sp. FSL K6-1096 genomic DNA includes:
- a CDS encoding ABC transporter permease, which gives rise to MFKVKYFEAIRTAAVIAIALIIAFLIISLVSDHPVKTIGIFLIEPLSTKGHIGNVIEMAIPLMFTGLAVSLLFRANMFNLGAEGIFYFSGIVTAALAIHLSLNSWLHPLVAILAGSIVGAILSAIPGILKAKWNANELVTSLMFNSILFGVGLYLLNYHLRDAKAFANVSFKFEKTAQLTKLFTGTRIHTGLIIVLVLIVLAHLFLYRTKWGYELRMTGVNREFARYSGMKTAKVIILVHLIAGFIAGMGGSVEVLGMYSRFQWTSLPGYGLDGALVAMLAKNNPLSVIGSALFLAYIRIGADLMARLSDVPSEMISIIQAVIILLISAEQFLKFWKNRMLLKEAKEA
- a CDS encoding ABC transporter ATP-binding protein, with product MANALLEMRGITKVYPNGVVANKDVEFSLREGEIHAIAGENGAGKSTLMKIMFGMEEPSEGGLYIRGEQVRLQSPQDAIDRGIGMVHQHFMLVPSFTVAENMVLGMEPKKGVGFDVAEAVRLTEETARKYNLTVNARAKVEDLSVGMKQKVEILKALVRGARILILDEPTAVLTPQETEELFHELQQLKEQGHTIVFISHKLKEVKAICDRITIMRGGRSEGVFETRDVTEQEISRLMVGRDVVLKYDKGEVPYGKPVLAVEGLNVLDSQGKALLSDISFSVREGQIVGIAGVEGNGQTQLIEALTGGLHGVASSGSVQVKGTEITGLDILNIRSLGVSYIPEDRMRQGSAADASIADNLISTRYRTKDMNKGPFLHKSRIAALASSLVEEFKVRCSGPQQPIGMLSGGNMQKVVVARECATNPQLLIAEQPTRGVDIGAAQFIHQKLLELRSKNCATLLVSADLNEILELSDSLLVMYEGQIVAYFEHPSAVSEEELGLYMLGIHRQDKEQTGRAINHV